Proteins encoded by one window of Pseudonocardia sp. HH130629-09:
- a CDS encoding LysR family transcriptional regulator, with protein sequence MELRHLRYLVAVVDCGTVTAAAAALHVAQPGVSAQLRQLERELGAPLVERGPRAVTPTEAGRAVLPYARAALAAVEDARDAVAALHGLLRGRVAVGMATSLPDTVLADPVGDFAAAHPQLEVTLREGTTDELVDELRAGRLDVAVLGFPHTPPEGLDGRVLVESPLVAAVAADDPFAGRAAITCEELAARPLICLPRGHGLRAALDAALAARSLTARVGFESGAMTLLLRLAARGAGVAVVPEPALGAAGVAALARPPVAVPITPQIRTRLHLVWRRGGPGGPAARALLESLPRQHPAR encoded by the coding sequence ATGGAACTGCGGCACCTGCGCTACCTGGTCGCGGTCGTCGACTGCGGGACCGTCACCGCGGCCGCCGCGGCGCTGCACGTCGCGCAGCCGGGGGTGAGCGCGCAGCTGCGGCAGCTGGAACGCGAGCTCGGCGCACCGCTGGTCGAACGCGGCCCGCGCGCGGTCACCCCGACCGAGGCCGGCCGGGCGGTCCTGCCGTACGCCCGCGCCGCGCTCGCCGCCGTGGAGGACGCGCGCGACGCCGTCGCCGCGCTGCACGGGCTGCTGCGCGGCCGGGTCGCGGTCGGCATGGCCACGTCGCTGCCGGACACCGTGCTCGCCGACCCGGTCGGGGACTTCGCCGCCGCGCACCCGCAGCTGGAGGTGACCCTGCGGGAGGGGACGACCGACGAGCTGGTCGACGAGCTGCGGGCCGGGCGGCTCGACGTCGCCGTGCTGGGGTTCCCGCACACCCCGCCCGAGGGCCTCGACGGACGGGTCCTGGTCGAGTCCCCGCTGGTCGCCGCGGTCGCGGCGGACGACCCGTTCGCCGGCCGGGCCGCGATCACGTGCGAGGAGCTCGCGGCCCGGCCGCTGATCTGCCTGCCCCGCGGGCACGGCCTGCGCGCCGCACTGGACGCGGCGCTGGCGGCCCGGTCGCTCACCGCGCGGGTCGGCTTCGAGTCCGGCGCCATGACCCTGCTGCTGCGTCTGGCCGCCCGCGGCGCGGGCGTGGCGGTCGTCCCGGAACCCGCGCTCGGCGCGGCCGGGGTGGCCGCACTGGCGCGGCCGCCGGTCGCGGTGCCGATCACCCCGCAGATCCGGACGCGGCTGCACCTGGTGTGGCGCCGGGGCGGGCCCGGCGGACCGGCGGCGCGTGCGCTGCTGGAGTCCCTGCCCCGGCAGCACCCGGCGCGGTGA
- a CDS encoding DUF3097 domain-containing protein, producing the protein MSRTHDYRGIFDTAGTRAPRESRVTEVAAEPGLVVEDPASGFCGAVVTVTSSEVTLEDRFGRRRIFPLRPAGFLHEGRPATLVRPQAAPAGRTLSASGSVHVANLKARAARAARIWVEGLHDAALVEQVWGHDLRVEGVVVEPLHGVDDLAAAVRDFDPGPHRRLGILVDHLVEGTKETRQAREAFRATPAAQHHVLVTGHPYVDVWQAVKPSVVGIREWPVIPRGTDWKTGVCAALRWGEPADGARRVLGAVRSYRDLETPMIGAVERLIDFVTAEGT; encoded by the coding sequence ATGAGCCGGACCCACGACTACCGGGGCATCTTCGACACCGCGGGCACCCGTGCTCCGCGGGAGAGCCGGGTGACCGAGGTCGCCGCCGAACCGGGCCTGGTCGTCGAGGACCCGGCCAGCGGGTTCTGCGGTGCCGTCGTGACAGTCACCAGCTCGGAGGTGACGCTGGAGGACCGCTTCGGCCGCCGGCGGATCTTCCCGCTGCGCCCCGCCGGGTTCCTCCACGAGGGTCGTCCCGCGACGCTCGTCCGGCCGCAGGCCGCCCCCGCCGGTCGCACGCTGTCCGCCTCCGGGTCGGTGCACGTCGCGAACCTGAAGGCCCGCGCCGCGCGCGCCGCCCGGATCTGGGTCGAGGGGCTGCACGACGCCGCGCTCGTCGAACAGGTGTGGGGCCACGACCTGCGCGTCGAGGGTGTCGTCGTCGAGCCGCTGCACGGCGTCGACGACCTAGCCGCGGCCGTCCGCGACTTCGACCCCGGACCGCACCGGCGCCTGGGCATCCTCGTCGACCACCTCGTCGAGGGCACCAAGGAGACCCGGCAGGCCCGTGAGGCCTTCCGGGCCACCCCCGCCGCCCAGCACCACGTGCTGGTGACCGGTCACCCCTACGTCGACGTGTGGCAGGCGGTGAAGCCCTCGGTCGTCGGGATCCGCGAGTGGCCGGTGATCCCGCGCGGCACCGACTGGAAGACCGGGGTCTGCGCGGCGCTGCGGTGGGGCGAGCCCGCCGACGGTGCCCGGCGGGTGCTCGGCGCGGTCCGCAGCTACCGCGACCTGGAGACCCCGATGATCGGCGCGGTCGAGCGGCTCATCGACTTCGTCACCGCCGAGGGGACCTGA
- a CDS encoding FAD-binding oxidoreductase — protein sequence MTSTRSFQTGITHRPSAVVAATGAHDVVAALARAGREGLAVAVHSTGHGLRRPCDGGLLIDTAAMAGVTVDPGTRTARAGAGATWGDVVAAAAPHGLRPPHGSAPSVGVAGYLFGGGLGLAVRADGWAADHVRAVEITRAGGTVTVTAESDPTYFARVRGTGPDDGDVVTAVVVGLLGSDGLVGGGLVRVLGAADAPGEPAALHAWADWTAPLPDDVTSGVSVVPYPDLPLLPPHLRGRRVLRVGVVGTGGTGRTDALLAPLRAAVAWDDDTVAPLDPRTSSRVYAEPEVPHAYLGDDVLVDGLDRAALDRVVSRTGPMVVTGIRHLGGAAGRAPAVADTVRGRDAAYCVNVLAPFDDDVPAACAWSGVDRLLDGFSPRATAEGSLPSFRYGPPRPGTA from the coding sequence ATGACCAGCACACGCAGCTTCCAGACCGGGATCACCCACCGTCCGTCGGCCGTCGTGGCCGCCACCGGCGCGCACGACGTCGTCGCCGCGTTGGCACGGGCCGGCCGCGAGGGCCTCGCCGTCGCCGTGCACTCCACCGGGCACGGCCTGCGCCGCCCGTGCGACGGCGGCCTGCTGATCGACACCGCGGCGATGGCCGGGGTGACGGTCGACCCGGGCACCCGCACCGCCCGCGCCGGGGCGGGCGCAACCTGGGGCGACGTCGTCGCCGCGGCCGCGCCGCACGGCCTCCGCCCGCCGCACGGCAGCGCACCGTCGGTCGGCGTCGCCGGGTACCTGTTCGGTGGAGGGCTCGGCCTCGCCGTCCGCGCCGACGGCTGGGCCGCCGACCACGTCCGCGCCGTCGAGATCACCCGCGCCGGGGGCACCGTCACGGTGACCGCGGAGTCCGACCCGACGTACTTCGCCCGGGTGCGCGGCACCGGCCCCGACGACGGCGACGTCGTCACCGCGGTCGTCGTCGGACTGCTCGGCTCCGACGGTCTGGTCGGCGGCGGCCTGGTCCGCGTCCTCGGCGCCGCGGACGCCCCCGGCGAACCAGCCGCGCTGCACGCCTGGGCGGACTGGACCGCGCCCCTGCCCGACGACGTCACCTCCGGGGTGTCCGTGGTCCCCTACCCTGACCTGCCCCTCCTCCCCCCGCACCTGCGCGGACGTCGCGTCCTGCGGGTCGGGGTCGTCGGCACCGGCGGTACCGGCCGTACCGACGCGCTGCTCGCGCCGCTGCGCGCCGCCGTCGCCTGGGACGACGACACCGTCGCCCCGCTGGACCCGCGCACGTCGTCGCGGGTGTACGCCGAGCCCGAGGTCCCGCACGCCTACCTCGGCGACGACGTGCTGGTCGACGGGCTCGACCGCGCCGCCCTCGACCGGGTCGTCTCCCGCACCGGGCCGATGGTCGTGACCGGGATCCGGCACCTGGGCGGCGCCGCCGGGCGGGCCCCGGCCGTCGCCGACACCGTCCGCGGCCGCGACGCCGCCTACTGCGTGAACGTCCTCGCCCCGTTCGACGACGACGTCCCCGCCGCGTGTGCCTGGTCCGGGGTCGACCGCCTCCTCGACGGGTTCTCGCCCCGCGCGACCGCCGAGGGATCGCTCCCGTCGTTCCGGTACGGGCCGCCCCGCCCGGGCACCGCCTGA
- a CDS encoding IS701 family transposase, whose product MEEDLEAWAGGLDGLFGLVAGRFFRTEPRRRARAYVRGLLAPLAGKNGWTLAEVAGDTTPDGMQRLLNSAAWDADGMRDDLRDYVTEHLGEPGGVLIVDETGFLKKGAKSAGVQRQYSGTAGRVENCQLGVFCAYASGRGRTLIDRELYLPRSWTGDRERCRAAAVPDEVEFATKTVLAKQMLGRALDAGVPASWVAADEAYGQDYKFRSWCEKRRIGYVVAVPRSQSIPLSLEADIAGLAGSRRADDLVARAPEQAWKRRSAGDGAKGERLYDWAVASLSPPPEAPAGWGRWLLVRRQILTDTQIAAGDEPELAYYLCAGPPGTSDDDLIRVAGARWAIEECFQTAKNEVGLDQYQVRRYDAWYRHITLAMLAHAYLSVTAAIAPKDLAAGSSRSPSPRSDVSWHL is encoded by the coding sequence GTGGAGGAGGACCTAGAGGCGTGGGCCGGCGGCCTGGACGGGTTGTTCGGGCTGGTGGCGGGGCGGTTCTTCCGGACGGAGCCGCGGCGTCGGGCGCGGGCGTATGTGCGTGGATTGTTGGCGCCGTTGGCCGGGAAGAACGGGTGGACGCTGGCCGAGGTCGCCGGTGACACGACGCCGGACGGGATGCAGCGGCTGCTCAACTCGGCGGCTTGGGACGCCGACGGGATGCGCGATGACCTGCGGGACTACGTCACAGAACACCTCGGCGAGCCCGGCGGGGTGCTGATCGTCGACGAGACCGGGTTCCTGAAGAAGGGGGCCAAGTCGGCCGGGGTGCAGCGCCAGTACTCCGGCACTGCGGGCCGGGTGGAGAACTGCCAGCTCGGGGTGTTCTGCGCCTATGCCAGCGGCAGGGGCCGCACGTTGATCGATCGTGAGCTTTACCTGCCCAGGTCGTGGACCGGTGATCGGGAACGTTGCCGGGCTGCGGCGGTGCCCGACGAGGTCGAGTTCGCCACCAAGACCGTGCTGGCCAAGCAGATGCTCGGCCGGGCCCTCGACGCTGGTGTCCCGGCGTCGTGGGTGGCTGCGGACGAGGCCTACGGTCAGGACTACAAGTTCCGCTCCTGGTGCGAGAAGCGCCGGATCGGCTACGTCGTCGCCGTGCCCCGCAGTCAGTCGATCCCGCTCTCGCTCGAGGCTGACATCGCCGGGCTGGCCGGGTCACGACGCGCCGACGACCTGGTCGCTCGCGCGCCGGAGCAGGCGTGGAAGCGCCGCTCGGCGGGGGACGGGGCGAAGGGTGAGCGGCTCTACGACTGGGCCGTGGCCAGCCTGTCTCCGCCACCGGAGGCGCCCGCCGGGTGGGGGCGCTGGCTGCTGGTGCGCCGTCAGATCCTCACCGACACCCAGATCGCCGCCGGTGACGAGCCGGAGTTGGCCTACTACCTGTGCGCAGGCCCGCCCGGCACCAGTGACGACGACCTCATCCGGGTCGCCGGCGCCCGGTGGGCGATCGAGGAGTGCTTCCAGACCGCGAAGAACGAGGTCGGGCTCGACCAGTACCAGGTGCGGCGTTACGACGCCTGGTACCGCCACATCACCCTGGCCATGCTCGCCCACGCCTACCTCTCGGTCACCGCGGCGATCGCCCCAAAAGACCTGGCAGCGGGCTCATCCCGCTCACCCTCGCCGAGATCCGACGTCTCCTGGCATCTCTGA
- a CDS encoding NfeD family protein — MEPALIWLLVGLVLIGSELVSGELFLVMLGGGALAAAAGAALGLTLLPAAGLGGAVAVLLLLAVRPAAKRRLDAHLGTLDRHQDRFVGAAAEVVQRVDGERGQVRIGRELWSARSMDGVEVLEAGSTVTILQVTGAAVLVTGRGELPPS; from the coding sequence ATGGAACCGGCACTGATCTGGCTGCTCGTCGGTCTCGTACTGATCGGCAGCGAGCTCGTGTCCGGGGAGCTGTTCCTCGTCATGCTCGGCGGTGGGGCACTCGCCGCGGCGGCCGGGGCCGCCCTCGGGCTGACGCTCCTCCCGGCCGCCGGGCTGGGTGGCGCCGTGGCGGTCCTGCTGCTGCTGGCCGTGCGGCCGGCGGCGAAACGCAGGCTGGACGCGCACCTGGGCACCCTCGATCGCCACCAGGACCGGTTCGTCGGCGCCGCCGCCGAGGTCGTGCAGCGCGTCGACGGCGAGCGGGGGCAGGTCCGGATCGGACGCGAGCTGTGGTCGGCGCGGTCGATGGACGGGGTGGAGGTCCTCGAGGCCGGCAGCACCGTCACGATCCTGCAGGTGACCGGGGCGGCGGTGCTCGTCACCGGTCGGGGGGAACTACCGCCGTCCTGA
- a CDS encoding SPFH domain-containing protein, giving the protein MGAEFIIGIILLVLVVTIVVKSVVIVPQEWAYIIERLGRYHSIREGGPAILVPFVDRTRERVDLREQVVSFPPQPVITQDNLTVNIDTVVYFKVNDAKAAVYEIANYIAGVEQITTTTLRNVVGGMTLEQTLTSRDRINTALRGELDEATERWGIRVARVEIKAIDPPPSIQNSMEQQMKADREKRAMILTAEGQRESAIRSAEGNKQSQILTAEGAKQAAILAAEAERQSEILRAQGRRAALYLEAQGEAKAIEKKFAAIKAGKPTPELLAYEYLQTLPQMAEGEASKLWVVPSDFGKALEGFTRMLGAPGEDGVFRYEPSPDDGTVSKPAEDDGVEDWFDTSSDPEIAKQVAAATAAAQQEVPPVGSDVPPVPGTEVGTGGSATPAQLEASREAPGIGLPDAAQGHPNGQEQRG; this is encoded by the coding sequence ATGGGCGCCGAGTTCATCATCGGCATCATCCTGCTCGTGCTGGTCGTGACGATCGTCGTGAAGTCGGTCGTGATCGTCCCGCAGGAGTGGGCGTACATCATCGAACGGCTGGGTCGCTACCACAGCATCCGTGAGGGCGGCCCGGCGATCCTGGTGCCGTTCGTCGACCGCACGCGCGAGCGGGTCGACCTGCGCGAGCAGGTCGTGTCGTTCCCGCCGCAGCCGGTCATCACGCAGGACAACCTGACCGTCAACATCGACACCGTCGTGTACTTCAAGGTCAACGACGCCAAGGCGGCGGTCTACGAGATCGCCAACTACATCGCCGGTGTCGAGCAGATCACCACCACGACGCTGCGCAACGTGGTCGGTGGCATGACGCTGGAACAGACGCTGACCTCGCGGGACCGGATCAACACCGCGCTGCGCGGCGAGCTGGACGAGGCCACCGAGCGCTGGGGCATCCGGGTCGCCCGGGTCGAGATCAAGGCGATCGACCCGCCGCCCTCGATCCAGAACTCGATGGAACAGCAGATGAAGGCCGACCGCGAGAAGCGGGCGATGATCCTCACCGCCGAGGGCCAGCGGGAGTCGGCCATCCGCAGCGCCGAGGGCAACAAGCAGTCCCAGATCCTCACCGCGGAGGGCGCCAAGCAGGCCGCCATCCTCGCCGCCGAGGCCGAGCGGCAGTCGGAGATCCTGCGGGCGCAGGGCCGCCGGGCCGCCCTGTACCTCGAGGCGCAGGGTGAGGCGAAGGCGATCGAGAAGAAGTTCGCCGCGATCAAGGCCGGAAAGCCCACCCCGGAGCTGCTCGCCTACGAGTACCTGCAGACGCTGCCGCAGATGGCCGAGGGCGAGGCCAGCAAGCTGTGGGTCGTCCCGTCCGACTTCGGGAAGGCACTGGAGGGCTTCACCCGGATGCTGGGTGCGCCCGGCGAGGACGGCGTCTTCCGCTACGAGCCCAGCCCGGACGACGGCACCGTCTCCAAGCCCGCCGAGGACGACGGCGTCGAGGACTGGTTCGACACCTCCTCCGACCCGGAGATCGCCAAGCAGGTCGCGGCGGCCACCGCGGCGGCCCAGCAGGAGGTCCCGCCGGTGGGCTCGGACGTCCCGCCGGTCCCCGGCACCGAGGTCGGCACCGGCGGCTCTGCGACCCCGGCCCAGCTGGAGGCCTCCCGTGAGGCGCCCGGCATCGGCCTGCCGGACGCGGCGCAGGGCCATCCGAACGGCCAGGAGCAGCGCGGCTGA
- a CDS encoding type 1 glutamine amidotransferase domain-containing protein, which produces MSRILIVMSAADTWERTDGTSYPTGYWAEELAAPYETFVGGGHTVEFASPAGVLQPLDQHSADPEVAGPDSARYVEVAETALREFGAPLVLAEVDPERYDAIVLPGGHGPVVDLHEDADLGALLARADADGRIVGAVCHGPTGLLSATGPDGGWLFAGRRMAAFTDEEEQIFGTAEGAPWLLASRLRERGAAHQSGPAYEAFTVVDGNLVTGQNPASSAPMAEQVNEPCVPAARCCRSGRGGGSPGRASGRPGGRGGPSRRRRRRSRGRRRSVWRGRARGDDRQAGAGVHRVMAVLIRRWGQAAITPSGPSDGHA; this is translated from the coding sequence ATGAGCCGGATCCTGATCGTCATGTCCGCCGCCGACACCTGGGAGCGCACGGACGGCACCTCCTACCCGACGGGCTACTGGGCCGAGGAGCTGGCGGCGCCGTACGAGACGTTCGTCGGCGGCGGGCACACCGTCGAGTTCGCCTCCCCGGCCGGCGTTCTGCAGCCCCTGGACCAACACAGCGCCGACCCCGAGGTCGCCGGCCCCGACAGCGCGCGTTACGTCGAGGTCGCGGAGACCGCCCTGCGGGAGTTCGGGGCGCCGCTGGTGCTGGCCGAGGTCGACCCGGAGCGCTACGACGCGATCGTGCTCCCCGGCGGCCACGGACCGGTGGTCGACCTGCACGAGGACGCCGACCTGGGTGCCCTGCTGGCGCGGGCCGATGCCGACGGCCGGATCGTCGGCGCGGTGTGCCACGGCCCCACGGGTCTGCTGAGCGCGACCGGCCCGGACGGCGGCTGGCTGTTCGCCGGGCGCCGGATGGCCGCCTTCACCGACGAGGAGGAGCAGATCTTCGGCACTGCGGAGGGCGCTCCATGGCTGCTGGCGAGCCGGCTGCGCGAGCGCGGTGCCGCCCACCAGAGCGGGCCTGCCTACGAGGCGTTCACCGTCGTCGACGGCAACCTGGTCACCGGTCAGAACCCGGCGTCCAGCGCGCCGATGGCCGAGCAGGTCAACGAGCCCTGCGTGCCCGCGGCTAGGTGTTGCCGGTCCGGCCGAGGAGGAGGGTCTCCCGGGCGAGCTTCTGGCCGACCTGGTGGGCGAGGTGGGCCGAGCCGTCGCCGCCGTCGAAGGAGCCGAGGTCGGCGTCGGTCGGTGTGGCGCGGGCGTGCTCGCGGGGACGATCGTCAGGCCGGCGCCGGCGTGCATCGTGTGATGGCAGTGCTCATCCGTCGGTGGGGGCAGGCCGCGATTACGCCGTCCGGACCTTCCGACGGTCACGCGTGA